A single genomic interval of Koleobacter methoxysyntrophicus harbors:
- a CDS encoding YwmB family TATA-box binding protein, with protein MINNFRVILILIISLMSTQVMGAGVEVPYKNPLIDAFQATGCSVVETSVNTWSCIGNNYLSIEDLEKKTLEAAEIIGLSGEKLKFLKESDSEHRLIKIEGFLQEDVYVEIYLQSVRFPEELGIKPETYIVINAIQKADYSAVEELKKKFGAALKKLGGYGQIYYCITGTKNGKLEKDEIENSIIGAFKAISAQPVEGIADSILLSIYGYSAIIKDSITVMGQRINLNIAARYNEHDDRTYFWVGSPIISVEY; from the coding sequence ATGATCAATAACTTCAGGGTTATATTAATTCTGATAATCTCCCTGATGTCAACCCAGGTCATGGGAGCGGGGGTGGAAGTACCCTACAAAAACCCGTTAATTGATGCCTTTCAAGCAACGGGCTGCAGTGTGGTTGAAACCAGTGTAAATACGTGGTCCTGTATCGGGAATAATTACCTGAGTATAGAGGACCTTGAGAAAAAGACTTTAGAAGCTGCTGAAATTATCGGGTTATCCGGTGAAAAGCTGAAGTTTTTGAAGGAGTCTGATTCCGAACACAGGCTGATTAAAATAGAGGGTTTTTTACAGGAAGACGTGTATGTTGAAATATACCTTCAGTCAGTTCGGTTTCCGGAAGAGCTGGGAATAAAACCGGAAACCTATATAGTAATCAATGCGATTCAGAAAGCGGACTATTCAGCAGTAGAAGAACTCAAGAAAAAATTTGGCGCTGCATTGAAAAAACTTGGGGGTTACGGTCAAATCTATTATTGCATTACCGGCACTAAAAATGGTAAACTAGAAAAGGATGAGATTGAAAACAGCATAATCGGGGCTTTTAAGGCTATTTCTGCACAACCCGTTGAAGGGATAGCTGACTCTATACTGCTGAGCATCTACGGGTATTCCGCTATAATCAAAGATTCCATAACGGTAATGGGGCAAAGAATCAACTTAAATATTGCGGCACGGTATAATGAACATGATGACAGGACCTATTTCTGGGTAGGGTCTCCGATAATATCGGTAGAATACTAA
- the murA gene encoding UDP-N-acetylglucosamine 1-carboxyvinyltransferase produces MKEETHLSKIIVKGGNSLHGTVKVDGAKNAALPILAGSLLANGKSIIEDIPDLEDVRVMCEVLQSLGVDLEYGNGKAVVKSDNVSGIEAPYELVRKMRASFLVTGPLLAKLGKARISLPGGCAIGSRPIDLHLKGFSALGAEIFMGHGYIEAAAKRLKGDRIYLDYPSVGATENIMMAAVLAEGQTFIENAAEEPEIVDLANYLNAMGARIKGAGTDLIKIEGVKELKGVRHQVIPDRIEAGTYMAAAAITRGDVLINNVLCDHLKSIVAKLKETGAYIEELPKGIRVKMNTRAKAVDVKTLPYPGFPTDMQAQMMALLSTAVGTSVIIETVFENRFMHVDELKRMGAKIKIEGRSAIIEGTESLSGAPVKATDLRAGAALVLAGLAAEGETQVNNAYHLDRGYANIVAKLRGLGAEIYRDTDN; encoded by the coding sequence ATGAAGGAGGAAACACACTTGTCTAAAATTATAGTCAAAGGAGGAAATTCACTGCATGGAACGGTTAAAGTAGATGGTGCAAAAAATGCGGCTCTCCCAATTCTGGCCGGTTCTCTTCTGGCAAATGGTAAAAGCATTATAGAAGATATCCCTGATCTAGAGGATGTCAGGGTAATGTGTGAGGTTTTACAATCTCTAGGGGTTGACCTGGAATACGGGAATGGTAAGGCTGTTGTTAAATCCGATAATGTGTCCGGGATAGAAGCACCTTATGAGCTTGTAAGAAAAATGAGGGCGTCTTTTCTGGTTACAGGCCCTTTGTTAGCCAAACTGGGGAAAGCGAGGATTTCCCTTCCCGGGGGATGTGCTATAGGTTCACGACCTATAGATTTGCATCTTAAAGGTTTTAGTGCCCTGGGAGCTGAAATTTTTATGGGGCACGGTTATATCGAAGCCGCAGCAAAAAGATTGAAAGGTGACAGGATTTATCTGGATTATCCTAGTGTAGGGGCCACGGAAAATATCATGATGGCTGCGGTACTGGCTGAAGGCCAGACCTTTATAGAAAATGCTGCCGAAGAACCTGAGATAGTAGATCTGGCCAATTACCTGAATGCTATGGGAGCAAGGATTAAGGGTGCGGGAACGGATCTGATTAAAATCGAGGGAGTAAAGGAACTTAAAGGAGTAAGACATCAGGTGATTCCCGACAGGATCGAAGCAGGAACTTACATGGCAGCAGCTGCTATTACCCGGGGTGACGTATTAATAAATAATGTGCTGTGTGACCACTTAAAATCCATAGTAGCGAAGTTAAAAGAAACGGGGGCATATATTGAAGAACTGCCAAAAGGAATAAGGGTTAAAATGAATACAAGAGCTAAGGCGGTGGATGTTAAAACCCTTCCCTATCCCGGTTTTCCTACCGATATGCAGGCACAGATGATGGCCCTTTTGAGCACCGCTGTTGGTACAAGTGTAATTATAGAAACGGTTTTTGAAAACCGCTTTATGCATGTAGATGAACTGAAAAGGATGGGGGCAAAGATTAAAATCGAGGGCCGCAGTGCCATTATAGAAGGAACAGAAAGCCTGTCAGGTGCACCTGTTAAAGCTACAGACCTTAGAGCGGGGGCAGCTTTAGTTCTGGCAGGCCTTGCCGCCGAAGGAGAGACTCAGGTAAATAATGCTTATCACCTGGATAGGGGTTATGCCAATATAGTTGCGAAGTTAAGAGGCCTTGGAGCCGAAATTTATAGAGACACCGATAACTGA
- the spoIID gene encoding stage II sporulation protein D: MKTVAYFILFLFLIIIILPAVLVKSCDIISLPEEEKGEGDIVVKVYDHMQKRIIKMELEEYIKGVVAAEMPAAFEKEALKAQAVAARTYTVGRLTTMGGAGCSSHPEADICTDPTHCQAWYPKDVLLKRWGLIGYYRYWKKISTAVEETRGLIITYKGNIIDPVFHSTSGGKTENSEDVWQNRVPYLRSVVSKYETHSPKFTETVSIPIQDFIKKLKEEYPDIELTKEALKDAINVVEWSEGGRIKYIRLGNKVVKGTDVRRIFGLNSTNFRWKIDRESIDITTIGYGHGVGMSQYGADGMAKNGSNFAEILKHYYTGVDIDKLP, translated from the coding sequence TTGAAGACCGTAGCTTATTTCATCCTCTTCTTGTTTTTGATTATAATTATCCTGCCGGCAGTTTTGGTAAAAAGCTGTGATATTATTTCTCTGCCTGAGGAAGAAAAAGGAGAGGGGGATATAGTCGTAAAGGTATATGACCATATGCAAAAAAGGATAATAAAAATGGAACTGGAGGAATATATAAAAGGGGTGGTAGCTGCCGAGATGCCGGCAGCTTTTGAAAAAGAAGCCTTAAAAGCCCAGGCTGTTGCAGCAAGGACCTATACTGTAGGCAGGTTAACGACTATGGGGGGGGCAGGCTGCAGCAGCCACCCTGAAGCGGATATTTGTACTGATCCTACTCACTGTCAGGCATGGTACCCAAAGGATGTTCTTTTAAAGCGGTGGGGGTTAATAGGATATTATAGATACTGGAAAAAAATATCTACAGCAGTAGAAGAGACGAGAGGGCTCATAATTACATATAAGGGAAATATTATCGACCCGGTTTTCCATTCTACAAGCGGCGGTAAAACGGAAAATTCTGAAGATGTATGGCAGAATCGGGTCCCTTATTTAAGAAGTGTTGTAAGCAAATATGAAACCCATTCCCCGAAATTTACCGAAACCGTAAGCATCCCCATCCAGGACTTTATTAAAAAACTAAAGGAAGAATATCCAGACATTGAACTGACCAAAGAGGCTCTTAAAGATGCCATAAATGTGGTGGAGTGGAGTGAGGGGGGCAGGATTAAATATATCCGTCTGGGAAACAAGGTGGTGAAAGGAACCGACGTAAGGAGAATATTTGGCCTTAATTCTACAAACTTCAGATGGAAAATAGACAGGGAGTCTATCGATATCACAACTATCGGTTATGGACACGGGGTAGGGATGAGCCAGTACGGAGCAGATGGCATGGCTAAAAACGGAAGCAATTTCGCAGAAA